CAGCGAGCTGACTCGCGATGAGCTGCGCAATGTCCCACACGTGAACGAACGGCCGGTACTGCGCACCGCCAAAGACGCTCATCTTCTTGTGGAGCACCGCGCGCATCGTGAGCGTGTTCACGACGAGATCAAACCGTACACGCGCGTGCACATCGGAAACGCCGTAGAGTGTGCCGAGACGGAACGAGATCGCATTGCGGTGCCGCGCGAGAATCTCCTCAGTGCAAATCTTTGTTTTCGCGTAGAGCGAAAGCGGATTGACCGCGGAGCGCTCGTGGAGCAAACCCTCGGCCGCGCCGTACACCGAACAGGAGGACATGTTGATGATCCGCCCACCGAAGTGCTCCGCTGCGTACCGCAGTGCGTACACATTCACATCGAGCGTCAATCGCTCGTTGAGCGCGCACGCGGGATCGCCGACGAGCGCGGCGAGCCATACGACGACGTCCGCCCAATCGAGCTGCGGCTGGAGTCGCGCACGGTCGCGGATGTCCCCGAAGACGAACGGCACATCCTTCCGATACGCATCCTCGTAGAGGAGCGCATCATAGACGCGCACCTCGTGGTCCGTTCTGCGGAGGATATCCGTGAGCGCACCGCCAAGGTACCCCGCGCCGCCGGTGATAAGTACACGCATAGGAATGTATCGTCCGTCATGGATGCGGCACTGGCAATACTACCGCGTCCGTGTGCGCGGCAGCGGGTGATCCAGTGCAACCCGTGCCGCCGCGTACGTGAGCGCGAGCATCGTCCAAAACCACGGATGTACCCACATGTAGATGGTCTGGTGGTAGAGCACGAGTGCGAGAAACAGCGGGAGCAGCACTGCGATCGGCAGGATATCCCGCACGCGACGCGCGCGCCAGAGCGCCCGCAATCCTTGGATGCCCACGATACCCAGCAACCCAATGATCGCAAGGAGGCCCGGCGCACCGGTCTCCGCCCACGCGTTCATAAACAAATTAAAAATGCCTTTATCCGCAGGCGCGGCGAGGATCTCCTCATCCTGGAAGAACACGTGTTTCCAGGGATACGGCGATGCCGCGCGCGCCTCCTCGCGAACCTGTTCCGAGTATGCATCGAAGATAGTTTTATCGCGCAGCTGCCCGGGTCCGATACCGGTGAGCGGGTGGGTGCGTCCGATCACCC
This genomic stretch from bacterium harbors:
- a CDS encoding SDR family oxidoreductase, which translates into the protein MRVLITGGAGYLGGALTDILRRTDHEVRVYDALLYEDAYRKDVPFVFGDIRDRARLQPQLDWADVVVWLAALVGDPACALNERLTLDVNVYALRYAAEHFGGRIINMSSCSVYGAAEGLLHERSAVNPLSLYAKTKICTEEILARHRNAISFRLGTLYGVSDVHARVRFDLVVNTLTMRAVLHKKMSVFGGAQYRPFVHVWDIAQLIASQLA